ACAGTaattgtgatataagagttaacgctccaaattagttcgttctttgaaacctgcaataacgaacaaaaccTTATCATGATGATTGAAACTggttttccataaaatcatgaacataattttcatagtataaacatccacaattggactatgaaatttacaccaagacaatatttcatcataaataaattatcTAATTGCAAGGGTTGCTCAAAACCCGTgttttgattttacaaaacaatgaaaaatcgtgattaactcacgtaaaaaaataaataaataaaaaagcatGAATTATTTatgtaaaacattttcaaaaattgTTCTTTAACGTGAGCACACTCGCGTAAATAAAATatgttatatattttattttttttggaacatGTCACGGTTTCATATAAGAAAAActtttttccttcgtacgatcgtcTGTCTTCGACACGAACGTTTACACTaatttttgtgaaagctcacgccttcaagataaagtttttgttttcatgaaagctcataaactaaatttatcactggacacaggtctatgtataaaaaaaatctcttctacGTCAGgaattattactagtttcttaaactaacgatcgaacgaacgtacATTTTCTAAAACAACTAccaaaaatatttggttaagaGGCTTTTGATTTTACTATTTACaatccttttttgtctttattcaataTGCGCTGAAATTTTtagatatgccctaaaacatggtTCGTCTGATATATGATTTACGCAAATTATAGGGGCAAGTGTCAATAGGATTTTGGAAGAAACATTAAGTTCTTGTCctcttttatttactttgttatgcttaaaaaataaaaaattcatctCGGTcttctttttcttaacaaaaacttTTCACAGATTCCCGTCCCCTACTGTCCTCCGTGGGGCCCATGGGACCAAAAAAAACTGTGAGAGCCTTTTAGCATTCGGCTTTTATGTGGTTTATTgtgcggaaaatgggtcatttgtccatatatttttaaaacatggttctaatggacgagtaaaaattggtatgggtgaaatggacaccaaaaaaatagcaagaatgaaactggattcatcctggcttaaactttaaaaatagggaggatgaaactggatgcatcctgatgtaaattaaaaataagaaaaattatttgaaaatgggtaggataaaactgtttacatcctgacaatatttacatttttgtccagttaaacagtatcaaattttacatatctttTTCACCAAAAAATtgttggttttggtctttttaaccaattttgtatttattttgttatctgTTTAGAATCAATGTTTTCTTAATCCATCTcggtcttctttcttcttttaatATTTCCCCCAACCACGTAGGTGTGCACCATCAGTGGCGGAACCAGAAAATGAATGTTGGGGTGGCTTGAAAACAAACTGGTTGGACTTGGGTTGGCTCAAGCCTAATATTTGGGCTTGATTTGTTATAACCAAACACAATTACACTACAAAATGTAaagtttttttggactttgggcttGCTTAAGCCAGCCCAGGTCTCTACATAGATCCGCCCCTGTGCACCATGGTCCTAGAATGTGTACCTACTACCCACTgacttttttttccttcttttccacGACCATCATCAACTCAGGTCGGGCCTTAAGCACGAATGTTGTAATTTTTTTCCCTAATCTATTTTTGATCATTCCCCCCCTAATTTATGCTTTTATACTAAATGAAATTTCTATTTGGTAATTGATTTCTTTTGTGTGAGTTATTATgatacaaataatataaaatttgttGAAATGAATCAAATGCTCTTTAATTTCTAGGATTTGTGCATTAAAATAGCAGTGACATTTGATAATTATTTGGTTGATCATAGGCATAAGGTACTGTTTCGAGTCTTATTCAACAACTGAAAaccatgatctttcatctttagtGTTTGTGCAGAAAGAAATTACACGGGCAACAaaaaaacaaaggttggattccgGGCAAAAAATTCCCATGAACGACCCTGCATTACGGGTTTGTAGCAAAACTAAACCACAGTTCATTTCTAGAGGGATGGTTAACCCATATGCATGCTTTTTGACATAACGTATCAATTGACTTTCCAACTAGCAGGTCGCGTACACCAGAATCATTAGGCTGATCACACTATGGTCATCCAAGATACCAGATTCAACGTGGTTCAAGGTAGCCTCCTAGCCACTAACAATCTAAAAATGCCAATCGATTAGGCGCTCAGCGACCAATAATTTGGTAGAGCCGTTAGATTTTTAAGTTTAAAGAGAATCTAATGGCTGAAATTGAAAGCGCCAAATGGCATTCTCAATATAATCGTTAGATTTTGATTTCTAACATAAAATCTAATGTCTAGGATTAAAAGCGCCTAATCATTTGGCACTTTGAAAAAGTTTTTCAACGCCAAACCATTGGTCGCCTATTTGTTAGTTCAAGCTGACATCCAAGCAAATGCTCGAGCTTTAGCTTGAATCAAGCAAACTGCAACACTTCTGCAGTGCTTATGTAACACTCCTCAGCTTGTATCTTGAATGTTGGATGACCATGGCGGTCAGGCTCAGTAAATTAAAGAAGCGTATCCGAATAGTAGCTGTAAAGCTTTCCACCTTAAAACAAGAATTGGAATTAAAGCAGGTGTTAAAGATGCCGAATCTAAACATCCGAATTTTCAATAAATACATCATTTTAAACACTTCTTGAAATTCAGTACACAAAAAAAGCATTTACATCAGTCCGTATTCAAGTTTCTAGGGGTAATATAGTTCTTCCATGCTACTACAGTTAAAAGCTGCTATGAATTTTTGGCTGCTCGGGAGGCAGAAGGTATATGAAAAACCAGAAATTGACAAGGGGATGGAAAGCAGATGCACTAATCAAAGTGGCGTAGGAGCATGTTCAACAAGCGCATGAGATATAGAAGGACAAAGCAGAAGATACCAGGAAAATGTTCAAATATTTTCAAGCCTTTCTTGAATTTTTTAGATGAAACTGTTACTATACTGGCAGCATAAAGGAAAAAAACATCCAAAAGACGCATTAGACGACGACATAGGGGAGTAATAATAGTCAAACCATGATATTATATCATCTGTAAGTTGCTCAAAAACTCTTAACTATATCTGAATACAACCAGTACATCGCTTAACACAGCCCGGATTTTCATTCAGAGGCACAAATATCAGAAGGCAACTACACATGCGTCAAGCATTTTCCAGCTCTAATTTAAGTTTCAATACACATGACTGACCATTGTCGTGTTCATAAAAGGTTCACTGTCAATCATCAAGGAATAATCCCTGACCGCCGCGTGAGAATCCTCCACCTTCAGGATGCTGAATATTTTCAAGCGTGCAATAACAGCAGCCATTGTTTTTATCTCCTGCAAGACGAGTTCATAGAGTTGCCAATAAGTAATCATAAATCAGAATAGTGATCCCCGATTGACAACCAAATCAATCAGCAAGCAAGACAATGCACCTAACTGTAGCAGAAAGAGGCAAATGTAACCACACAACCACATGTACATGTTAAATACAAACCTGAAATGGAGTCTCTTCGCCCCATGCATTGGCAAAGGTTGATGGCACGAACCCCACCGATAGTTGTCAATTCGGCAAAAAACATCTTCTCTGGAGCATCAGCGACATCAGTCTTCTTAGCCGTGAAGCCGACATGGTGAAGAATGCATGCCTCAAGAGGCACAGATGTAATGGAACCAGGCTCCACCAGCTCATATTTCTTATGCTAATGAATTTTAGGCCAAGGCAagagaacaaaaaagaaagattaaGAGAATCCAACCAAAATGGCAATTGATTTCAAGAAATGCAATAAAGATTCAGAAGAAAACTGACTGATATTGTGTTATAGAAATTAATGGCATCAGCTACATAATGCCTTGCTACATCAGGAACTTGTTTATTAGGCCTGAAATTGTCAAGATTAAAACTAAAATCACTTTGAGCAAATCAAAAGTACTCAATTGAGTTTATGATAAAGATCAAGATGTGTTAATAACCATGTCTAAGTTTAAGATCACAACCCCTACTTGCCCTATGTTCGCTCAAGACATTAAATTCATACTTGAAAACAAAATCACTCTAAAGTCTAAAATGAGTACTGCCTAAGTTGACCCCGAAGAAGCATAAACATACCACACAAAAGATAAATGTGCACGACAAAGATAGTAACCAAGCAAAGCGGCAACATTCTTGTATCATACTAGGTACATACAAACATTCTTCcatggaaaagaaaaggaagaagaaaatgcaCCAAATTATAACCTATTGTACTCAAACTATTTAGACAAATTCTTCTAAGAATCATGTAATACAAATATTTGGCAGTCTAGAAAAACAATCCTGGCTCAGATGAACGCTGGAGGCCATAGAGAAGTAGTACGTAGTTCATCTTTATGTGCCAATTAGGCTCACAGGCAAAATAGCAATACTCAAAGCAAATGGAAGTGTTTAAGATGTATTAGACACGGGTAAGACAAGGTAAGCAAACATTGTAAAGTAATAGTACAAGTTAAATCTAGCAATTGGTAAAACATGAATTGCAAATAAAATCCAGAAACTAACAGAAGCAACCCCAAAATATAAAAATTCGCAACTAATAACTCAGTTAGGGATTACAAAACCCCATCCCAGATCGAATAGATGATTGTTGGAAAAACAAAATAGAATTACCAGTCGGACACATCCGTCGAATGCTTGGAGCCATCAAGTGAAAGTTTAGACGCATCCGTCAAAGGCAAACTTTTGGAGTTGGATGAAGAAGAACTACCGCTGTCATCACGGAATCCTCCACGACCGCCACGCGAGAATCCTCCACCCTTAGGATGCTGAACATTGTACCACGTGCAATAACAGCAGCCATTGTTTTTATCTCCTGCAAGACGAATTCATAGAGTTGCCAATAAGTagtcataaatcataatagtgatCTCTGATTGacaaacaaatcaattagcaagcaAAACAATGCACCTAACTGAGGCCCTGAGGCAGTAAGAGACAAATGAAACTACCACATCTACATGTTGAATACAAACCTGAAATTGAGTCTATTGGCCCCATGCATTTGCAAAACTTGACGCAACGAACCCCGTTGGTAGTTGCCAGTTCTGCAAAAAACATCTCTTCTGGAGCATCAGCAACATCAGTCTTCTTAGCCGTGAAGTCAACATGGTGAAGAAGGTCCGCCCTGCGAACCACGGGTGTCATGGCACCAGGCTCCACCAATTCATATTTTTCACCCTATGAATTTTAGGCCAAGGCAacataacaaaaaagaaagattaaGGATATCCAAACAAAAATGGCGACTGAtttcaaaaaaaacaataaagattaaGAAGAAAACTGACTGATTCGTTGTTATAGAACCTCATGGCATCAGCTGCATATGGCATCACCAGATCACAAGCTTGTTTAAATGTGTACTTGCGCTTCTTTTTGGGTTTCGCATTCAGGTCCTTTGGAACATGCCTGAAATTGTCAAGATTAAAACCAAAACCACTATGAGCAAATcaaaagtattcaattgagttcACGATAAAGATCTAGATGTGTCAATGACCATGTCTAAGTTTAAGATCATAACCCTAATTGCCCTATGTTCGTTCATAAACAAGCTTTCACCAAGACAAGCAATCCTGGCTCAGGATGAACGCTGGAGGCTACGAAGAAGTTTAGTATGTTTTTCACCTTTCAATTAGGCTCACAGAACAAAAATAGCTAACAGAAACTAACAGAAGCAACCCCGGCACAGATTCATTAGTAACAAAAGAAGAATGTTTGTAACAGTTAAAGAAGTGGGAATATCTACTAAAAGATGATGGATCAACAAATAAATAGCTAATAGGGGCTTCAaatttggaaaaataaaatagaattacCAGCCAAACACCTCCGTCGAAGGAATCTCTCTTTTCCTAGCTGAACGCAGAACCACCATCGTTTTaccctctctccctctctctctcgaGACTTCCAAACACCTCTGCGTTAACGCCTCACCCAGTAATATATAATGAAATTTGGTGGGCCTGTTTAATGGAAGGTCCATCCATTTGCGCCACATTTGTTGTGGTTTGCGCTCAGTACAGTCCATATAACGCCACCCCCTCTTGTAACCGAACAtcctgaaaggaagaacacgaataaCAGTTCGGTTCTGTAGGATTGAAAACTATGTCACCGAACTCTttattcggttgtttcgcaaaaaaaaatcttaatactACAAAGTAATCGAACTCTACCGAACTGTATTATTTATTTTGCCCACTATGTTGATTTCTCATATAACCGAACTTatccaacacagttcggttatctcgcaaaagttttgaaaactacaaagtaaccgaactctaccctttttacgaaaataaaatcaacaaatccagtctaaccgaactgtgttattctggtcactgatagacgcatttatatgtctaatatatctcatttgtatatagtgttagtacccatttttgtacttattatgttgttttatttatttgtaggtgttttttggaaaaataaactcctgcggcgaaatgagctcaaaaagtagtgttttacacccccggagaaaattactaagggcacctctGAACTGCaccagagacaccccagaaatacaccGGAGGCGTCCCAGAAATATGTCGGAAAAGTCCCAGAAAAAGTGTTAGAGGCACCCTAGAGAAATTATTAAAGGcacccccattttggataagggcacccccaggcaccCAAAGGATGCAGGCACCCGAACTTTggattaggggcacttcatctctttcattttcaaaaacagaattttggcgggaaatggagttctcaactgtgtaattttcaatcacaaaaatgaaggagTTATAGGtcaattcaatggctgaaattttatGGAGAGTTGTGATATGGGTtaaggaacacattatgggcagtgggtttgatcagaagtggctggaattctcggtgtgatccttgagcccaaaacagagcacgtacACTGTATCACGAGCAAAAGTGGAGTTCTTGGATTCTTTGGTCTTCTGATTATGCTAGACCTGCGGTGATAAGTAAAAGTAAGCAAGCAATTTATGTGgtcgtgcatggaggagttctactgaTGTTGTAAGAgtgctgaggcgtggagaagctgAATGGAAGCGTGCAGGAAGCAAGTTGATGTGAGAATTTTCTAAAAATGGCAATTATCCTCTATTTTTGGGCAGCGTCAATAATAGGATTAATGGAGGATTATACGacatcaatggtcggatttttggccccAAACCACTATAAATATACGTACAAATTAtgttatttacaaaaaaaaaaagatctagcacaaaaaaaatattgctagtacatatcaatatctattaGGTATTCACAATAAAATTTATACATATTAATATCTATGGTTAACTAATTTTTCAGTACAGGGAGATATTTACTCTtgtcttgtagtgttgagaacaTACATTTATCATCCATGTTGGATACCAAGGAGGTAGACTCATATTGttaattgatgaagatgataaggGTATTGGAGATTATATTAATAAGGGAAATTCCTATCGAATGAAAAATCatgaagtttgttcatttttctcccactatggactcaacaaacataaaAAACGAGTGGCCAAagcaacaaatttgttggtttgttgattGCGGACCAACAAGAGACGCGCGTTTCATTTTAAACAGCGCGGACGAAGAAAACCCGCCAGTGGGTGAAGTAAAACCACACAGATTGCGATAATCCGCCGACGGGTGATCATCAAACCCCAACAGCTACATATCAATGTATAAAAATAATAACCATCCAACGGCTTGAAATTTTGAGCTCTATAAAtactctaaattcacacattctacataATCTAAATCTCTTCACTCACggatcatctacaaaaatgcctcccagagtgTCTGCTAGAGTTCATGGTCCTAGATACACTCTAGAAAAGGATTTAGCTGTCTGTAGAGTCTATATTTACCAAACTAATTATATCAATGAGAATGCATCCAATCCGATGTTGACTTTTTTAATAAAGTAAAAAGATTGTTCGTCATGGAAACGGGGAACATTTATTCACATGACGCCCCCAGATTGtcaaatt
This DNA window, taken from Papaver somniferum cultivar HN1 chromosome 3, ASM357369v1, whole genome shotgun sequence, encodes the following:
- the LOC113355119 gene encoding uncharacterized protein LOC113355119; the protein is MVVLRSARKREIPSTEVFGWHVPKDLNAKPKKKRKYTFKQACDLVMPYAADAMRFYNNESGEKYELVEPGAMTPVVRRADLLHHVDFTAKKTDVADAPEEMFFAELATTNGVRCVKFCKCMGPIDSISGDKNNGCCYCTWYNVQHPKGGGFSRGGRGGFRDDSGSSSSSNSKSLPLTDASKLSLDGSKHSTDVSDWPNKQVPDVARHYVADAINFYNTISHKKYELVEPGSITSVPLEACILHHVGFTAKKTDVADAPEKMFFAELTTIGGVRAINLCQCMGRRDSISGDKNNGCCYCTLENIQHPEGGGFSRGGQGLFLDD